The segment GGCCGTTTGGCATGCGGACATGTCGTATCTCGACGTGCCGCCGATGGCGAGCATGCTTTATGCGCTGGAAGTGCCCCCGGCCGGCGGCAACACCTCGTTCTGCAGCATGTACGCGGTCTATGCGGCGCTGCCGGACCGTTTGAAGCGCCGGATCGCCGATCTGAAAATCAAGCACGACGGCACCTATAATAGCGGCGGCTATTTGCGCCAGGGAGTGACCCCGACCGACGACCCAAGGACGTCGCCGGGCGCGATCCATCCGCTGGTCTGCACCCATCCCGATACGCGCCGGCGGATGCTTTATCTCGGCCGCCGCCGCAATGCGTATCTGGTGGGGCTTGAGCTTGCCGAGTCCGAGGCGCTGCTGGACGAGCTATGGAATTTCGTCGCGCGCCCCGAATATGCCTGGGAGCACGTCTGGCGGGTCGGCGATCTCGTGCTGTGGGATAACCGCTGCACCATGCATCGGCGCGACCCCTTCGACGCCTCGGCGCGGCGCATCATGCATCGCACGCAGATCAAGGGCAGCGCGGCGCCGGCCTGATGCGCAGGTTCAGTCATTCCAATCAGGTCCTGTTGATCCTCTGCCTGATGTACCTGATCCTCTATGTGGACCGGGTCAACATCTCGACGGCGGCACCGTTGATCAAGGCGGACCTTGAACTCAGCAACACCGAACTCGGCCTGGTCTTTTCGGCATTCGCCTATCCCTACGCCCTATTCCAATTGATCGGCGGCTATTTTGGCGACAAGTTCGGCCCGCGTCTGACGCTGTTCGTCAGCGGCATCATCGTATGTGCGGCGACCGCAGCGACAGGCGCGGTCGTGGGCTTGCGAGCCTTTTTGCCGCCAGGCTTGCGCTCGGTATCGGCGAGGGCGCGACCTTTCCGACCGCAACCCGGGCGATGGCGGCGTGGGTGCCGGAGCGCAATTGGGGTTTCGCCCAAGGTATCACCCATTCGGCGGCGCGGATCGGCAATGCGCTGACGCCACCTTTGATTGCGCTGCTGGTGACGCTGGTGTCATGGCGCGGCGCATTCGTCGTTCTTGCCGGCCTGAGCCTTTTCTGGGTTGTGATCTGGTTGCTGTATTTTCGCGACGTCCCGACATCGCCGCCGCTGACCGCGGAAGAACTCGCCACACTTCCCGCGCGCGGCCGAAGCGCCGTCGCAGAGCCGGTGCCGTGGCTAAGATTGTTTCGTCGCATGCTGCCGGTGACGGCTGTTGATTTTTGCTACGGCTGGACGCTCTGGCTGTTCCTGAGCTGGATACCGTCGTTCTTTTTTCAGAACTATCATCAGAACCTGACGCAGTCGGCGTTCTATGCAGCCGGCGTGTTCCTTGCCGGAGTGGTCGGTGACACCCTGGGCGGGATCGTGAGCGACCGGATCCTGCATCGGACCGGCAAGCGGACCCCGGCGCGGCGCAATGTCATCGTGGCCGGGATGCTCGGTGGATTTCTATTTCTGATTCCCGTGATGCTCGTCCACGACGTCAATTTGGCGGCGCTCTCGCTTGCCGCGGCATTCTTTTGCGTCGAGCTCGTGGTGGCGCCGATCTGGGCAGTTCCGATGGATATCGCGCCAAAATATTCGGGCTCCGCGAGCGGCATGATGAATTTCGGATTCGGCGTCGCCGGTATCATATCGCCCGTGGCGTTCGGGTTCCTGATCGATCGAACCGGAAGCTGGACCTGGCCGTTCCTCGGGTCCATTTGCCTGTTGCTGCTCGGCGCCGGACTCGCTTTTCGCATGCACCCGGATCGGCCTTTCGAGGCCTTCCCTGCGGGCGAATCGCGCTGATCGATCACGGTGGCGTCATTCGCATGGGTGGGATTTTCGGCCGCCTATTCACGGTGCCGAAACAGTTTCCGGCCATGGTGCCCAGCTGCCAACGAACCAGGACCGAACCAGCTCATGAATCCCGAACACGCCGCGCTCGAGGTCCGAGGGTTAACGAAGCGTTTTGACCGTTTGGCGGTCGATGACCTCGATCTCACCATCCACGCCGGTGAATTCTACGCCCTTGTCGGCCCCAACGGCGCCGGCAAGACCACCACGCTGCGCATGGTCGCCGGTCTGCTCAGGCCCGATTCCGGCGGGGTCTCGATTTTCGGCATCGATGCGCTCGCAAATCCCGTCGCCGCCAAGCAGGCGATGGCCTGGGTCTCCGACGAGCCGATGATTTATGACAAGCTGACGCCGCTCGAATATCTCGAGTTCGTCGCCGGGCTCTGGGGGATCGCGCCGTCCGTTTCGGAACCGGTCGCCGAGGAGCTCTTGAGCTCGCTCGGGCTCGAGCCGCACAGGCACGAACGCTGCGAAGGGTTTTCCAAGGGCATGCGCCAGAAGGTGGCGCTGGCCGGCGCGCTGGTGCACGATCCCCGCCTCATCATCCTCGACGAGCCGCTGACCGGACTGGACGCCGTCTCCGCACGCCATGTGAAGGGGCTGTTGAGCGAGCGCGTGAGGACCGGCTGCACCGTCATCATGACCACGCACATTCTCGAGGTTGCCGAGCGCATGGCCGACCGCATCGGCGTGATCGCGTCGGGCCGGCTGGTCGCCGAGGGCACGCTCACCGAGCTGCGCCAGCAGAACGGCCATGCCGACACCAGCCTGGAAGATCTCTTCATCGCGCTGGTGACGCTTCAGGAAGCCGCATGAGCTCGGCGACCGCGCTCTCCTGGTTTGCGCGCCACGAGCTGCGGCTCGCCTGGCGCGAATGGTT is part of the Bradyrhizobium commune genome and harbors:
- a CDS encoding TauD/TfdA dioxygenase family protein, whose amino-acid sequence is MARSGNEVARDINVGPIELISTGAALGAELRGVDLRNLDASQFSAIERAWHDHQVILVRDQTLDDQDLIAFSRRFGELDWAPIQETGRRFVEGLPEIYIVSNVTVNGEPIGSLGAGEAVWHADMSYLDVPPMASMLYALEVPPAGGNTSFCSMYAVYAALPDRLKRRIADLKIKHDGTYNSGGYLRQGVTPTDDPRTSPGAIHPLVCTHPDTRRRMLYLGRRRNAYLVGLELAESEALLDELWNFVARPEYAWEHVWRVGDLVLWDNRCTMHRRDPFDASARRIMHRTQIKGSAAPA
- a CDS encoding ABC transporter ATP-binding protein, whose product is MNPEHAALEVRGLTKRFDRLAVDDLDLTIHAGEFYALVGPNGAGKTTTLRMVAGLLRPDSGGVSIFGIDALANPVAAKQAMAWVSDEPMIYDKLTPLEYLEFVAGLWGIAPSVSEPVAEELLSSLGLEPHRHERCEGFSKGMRQKVALAGALVHDPRLIILDEPLTGLDAVSARHVKGLLSERVRTGCTVIMTTHILEVAERMADRIGVIASGRLVAEGTLTELRQQNGHADTSLEDLFIALVTLQEAA